In the Lujinxingia vulgaris genome, one interval contains:
- a CDS encoding mechanosensitive ion channel family protein: MMQGTRSMLSRAMRVGLASGALMCLSVGRAFAQDTGAEASGVESTATGHSPLPSYEAVIDDVMALNVLDIAIWRVGLACVVLMAGILMRTTLLDRLMRPLKKLAARTETDVDDRLLAAIRRPMGWLFNLVATYAAVLILQVPEALHQVTVLVLQTMGTVFVAWMIFNVVDAIGAYLEALARRTDSGIDDHLVPLLKRVMRLAVLVVMVITVIQQWGYDVTSLIAGLGLGGLAFALAAQSTLSNWFGSVMILTDRPFTIGDLVESEHGKGRVVEIGLRSTQIRTFDRTIITVPNADIATTAVANLSKEGVIAISTTLGMTYGTSKAVIERIIERIRELLGEDEGVDNTQFVVSFAGFGASSLDIYVHCFARATTWYQWHAIRERLFFAMMDIVNEEGGSFAFPSQSLYLETPVRVEGVPGPGMRENLENGTRAGAGAKPSA; encoded by the coding sequence ATGATGCAAGGGACGCGCAGCATGTTGAGTCGAGCGATGAGGGTGGGTCTGGCGAGCGGGGCGCTGATGTGCCTGAGCGTCGGGCGAGCCTTTGCTCAGGATACGGGCGCGGAAGCCAGCGGGGTGGAGAGTACTGCGACCGGGCATTCGCCGCTGCCGAGTTATGAGGCGGTGATCGACGATGTGATGGCGCTCAATGTGCTCGATATCGCGATCTGGCGGGTGGGGCTTGCGTGCGTGGTGCTGATGGCGGGCATCTTGATGCGCACCACGTTGCTCGACCGGCTGATGCGGCCGCTGAAGAAGTTAGCCGCGCGCACCGAGACCGATGTTGACGATCGCCTGCTCGCGGCGATTCGCAGGCCGATGGGGTGGCTCTTTAACCTGGTTGCGACCTACGCGGCGGTGCTGATCCTGCAGGTGCCCGAGGCGTTGCATCAGGTCACGGTGCTGGTGCTGCAGACGATGGGCACGGTCTTTGTGGCCTGGATGATCTTCAACGTCGTCGATGCGATCGGGGCGTATCTGGAGGCGCTGGCCCGGCGTACGGATTCGGGCATCGATGATCATCTGGTGCCGCTGTTGAAGCGGGTGATGCGGCTGGCGGTGCTGGTGGTGATGGTGATCACCGTCATTCAGCAGTGGGGCTACGATGTGACCAGCCTCATCGCGGGTTTGGGGCTGGGGGGGCTTGCGTTTGCGTTGGCGGCGCAGTCGACGCTCTCGAACTGGTTTGGGTCGGTGATGATCCTCACCGATCGCCCCTTTACGATCGGCGACCTGGTGGAGTCGGAGCACGGGAAGGGGCGCGTGGTGGAGATCGGGCTTCGCTCCACGCAGATTCGCACGTTTGATCGCACGATCATTACGGTGCCCAACGCCGACATTGCTACGACGGCGGTGGCGAACCTGAGCAAAGAGGGGGTTATTGCGATCTCCACGACCCTGGGCATGACCTACGGGACTTCGAAGGCGGTGATCGAGCGCATCATCGAGCGAATCCGCGAGCTTCTCGGTGAGGATGAGGGCGTGGATAACACGCAGTTCGTGGTGAGTTTTGCCGGCTTTGGAGCCAGCTCGCTGGACATCTATGTGCATTGCTTTGCGCGGGCGACGACCTGGTATCAGTGGCACGCGATCCGCGAGCGGCTCTTCTTTGCGATGATGGACATTGTCAACGAAGAGGGGGGCTCGTTTGCCTTCCCCAGCCAGTCGCTTTACCTGGAGACGCCGGTGCGGGTGGAGGGCGTGCCGGGGCCGGGGATGAGGGAAAACCTGGAGAATGGGACGCGCGCGGGCGCGGGCGCGAAGCCTTCGGCCTGA
- a CDS encoding baeRF3 domain-containing protein — translation MDRFGTTEFRELVGVNATPAISIYMPVERREMTGKVNRLKLRGHLEEAERRIKAAEVLDAEGSEAMLKPLYAMVEDRDFWNQSGEGVALFVSPEFQRVYWLPRTFEDEVVVGDNFHTRPLLGMLATPANYWVLAIGEEQVNFWEGSVSGASPVEVENLPRDLHDALKLEEEKDQDGLMLRSATGPRNGRPGGFMSPMVHGHGGGRDQHKAYLKQYFTRVSEAIADYLGEAQGPLILAAVDFCHPIFHDAARSAGLSQLVESGIEGNVHFWSDAEIHQRAWPIVEAQAQSRVERALELWERSYGKGSAEIDLSQVARRVVEGRVHMLLLDESAQMRGDFDRELGQVHELDDGAEESEQALAKDVYDELAEVVIEMGGEVVVLPHEKMPSQTGLGAILRGGDSPMNTSRA, via the coding sequence ATGGACCGCTTTGGGACGACCGAATTTCGCGAGCTGGTGGGTGTCAACGCCACCCCGGCGATCTCGATCTACATGCCTGTGGAGCGCCGGGAGATGACGGGGAAGGTCAACCGTCTGAAGTTGCGTGGGCATCTGGAGGAGGCGGAGCGGAGGATCAAGGCGGCCGAGGTGCTCGACGCCGAGGGGAGTGAGGCGATGCTCAAGCCTCTCTATGCGATGGTTGAGGATCGCGACTTCTGGAATCAGTCGGGGGAGGGCGTAGCGCTCTTTGTCTCGCCGGAGTTTCAGCGGGTCTACTGGCTGCCGCGCACCTTTGAGGATGAGGTGGTGGTGGGCGACAACTTCCACACGCGTCCCTTGCTGGGGATGCTGGCCACGCCGGCGAACTACTGGGTGCTGGCCATTGGCGAGGAGCAGGTCAACTTCTGGGAGGGCAGCGTCTCGGGGGCTTCGCCGGTGGAGGTTGAGAATCTGCCCCGCGATCTTCATGACGCGCTCAAGCTCGAAGAGGAGAAAGATCAGGACGGGCTGATGCTGCGCTCGGCGACCGGGCCGCGCAACGGCCGTCCGGGCGGGTTTATGTCGCCGATGGTGCATGGTCACGGCGGCGGGCGCGATCAGCATAAGGCGTATCTGAAGCAGTATTTTACGCGGGTCAGTGAGGCGATCGCCGACTATCTGGGGGAGGCGCAGGGGCCGCTGATCCTTGCGGCGGTGGACTTCTGCCATCCGATCTTCCACGACGCCGCGCGCAGCGCCGGGCTCTCGCAGCTTGTGGAGTCGGGGATTGAGGGCAACGTGCATTTCTGGAGCGACGCGGAGATTCACCAGCGCGCCTGGCCGATCGTTGAGGCCCAGGCTCAGTCCCGGGTGGAGCGAGCGCTGGAGCTCTGGGAGCGCAGCTACGGCAAGGGCAGCGCCGAGATCGATCTTTCGCAGGTCGCGCGTCGGGTGGTTGAGGGGCGCGTGCATATGCTGCTGCTCGATGAGAGTGCGCAGATGCGCGGGGATTTCGACCGCGAGCTGGGGCAGGTCCATGAGCTCGACGACGGGGCCGAAGAGAGTGAGCAGGCCCTGGCCAAGGATGTCTACGATGAGCTGGCCGAGGTGGTCATCGAGATGGGCGGCGAGGTGGTGGTGCTGCCCCATGAGAAGATGCCCAGCCAGACCGGGCTCGGCGCGATCTTGCGCGGCGGGGATTCGCCGATGAACACCTCCCGGGCTTAA
- a CDS encoding serine/threonine protein kinase, whose translation MDEGWQPRERLTMTTQPTDKTPPRRRSSTQPLDTPQMLVGRVLEGRYRLDRVLNAGGMGIIFEACQLSVNRTVAVKVLKPTLTGDPSLVERFQLEVELVSGIAHPHVVQLIDSGTDAGGLTYLVMEYVDGVTFRQALRRGHLKLADILEVFAQVCEALIETHGQQIIHRDLKFDNIMLTRQRDGRIHVKLLDFGVAKLLSRDRELTQGGQVAGTPGIIAPELVDGKRPSASSDLYSLGVLLFTALTGEAPYKGDNDLALMRAHKTEPLPNLRARVGAAVPEEVIELTCELLEKEVERRPRDAAKVRDRLRRMRETQLVRDPDASVYIPPQREALDTTGERSPLPLMLLEPEDSERPRLPPRREGLIGLIFPEPLVAPMTIVTMMSLILILLIVALMYMLYQQFGAVPG comes from the coding sequence ATGGATGAAGGCTGGCAGCCCCGCGAGCGTCTGACGATGACCACGCAGCCCACCGACAAAACGCCACCGAGGCGGCGCTCTTCGACGCAGCCACTCGACACCCCGCAGATGCTGGTGGGTCGAGTGCTGGAGGGACGCTACCGTCTGGACCGGGTGCTCAACGCCGGGGGGATGGGCATTATCTTTGAAGCCTGTCAGCTCTCGGTGAACCGCACGGTGGCGGTGAAGGTGCTCAAGCCCACGCTCACCGGCGATCCCTCGCTGGTGGAGCGCTTTCAGCTGGAGGTGGAGCTGGTCTCGGGCATTGCGCACCCGCATGTGGTGCAGCTGATCGACTCGGGCACCGACGCCGGCGGGCTGACCTACCTTGTGATGGAGTACGTCGACGGGGTGACCTTTCGCCAGGCGTTGCGGCGGGGGCACTTGAAGCTGGCCGACATCCTGGAGGTCTTTGCCCAGGTGTGTGAGGCTCTCATTGAGACGCACGGCCAGCAGATCATTCACCGGGATCTGAAGTTCGATAACATCATGCTCACCCGACAGCGCGACGGGCGGATCCATGTGAAGCTGCTGGACTTCGGGGTGGCCAAGCTGCTCTCCCGCGATCGGGAGTTGACGCAGGGTGGGCAGGTCGCGGGCACGCCCGGGATCATTGCGCCGGAGCTTGTGGACGGGAAGCGGCCCTCGGCCAGCAGCGATCTCTATAGCCTGGGGGTGCTGCTCTTTACGGCGTTGACGGGAGAGGCGCCGTATAAGGGGGATAATGATCTGGCGCTGATGCGCGCGCATAAGACCGAACCTTTGCCCAATTTGCGGGCGCGGGTGGGGGCGGCGGTGCCGGAGGAGGTCATTGAGTTGACCTGCGAACTTCTGGAGAAAGAGGTTGAGCGCCGGCCGCGCGATGCGGCCAAGGTGCGCGACCGGCTTCGGCGGATGCGCGAGACGCAGCTTGTGCGCGATCCGGATGCCTCGGTGTACATCCCGCCGCAGCGCGAGGCGCTGGATACGACCGGGGAGCGCAGCCCGCTGCCGCTGATGTTGCTGGAGCCGGAGGACTCGGAGCGGCCGCGGCTTCCGCCGCGGCGCGAGGGGTTGATCGGGCTTATCTTTCCAGAGCCGCTGGTCGCGCCGATGACGATCGTGACGATGATGAGTCTGATTCTCATCCTGCTGATCGTGGCGTTGATGTACATGCTCTACCAGCAGTTCGGTGCGGTGCCGGGGTGA
- a CDS encoding acyl-CoA dehydrogenase family protein, with the protein MADSIDPGFETPKPNARGRQALNNFGEAQRHNAYQADAHFQRVIRRYARPERLEALEEALDAFGEVVLGELDEVVRKNNETTNLPQLSRYTGFGERVEQIDHHPTYHEAGRYIYGSGVMAAYAEHPNNMGALSRFYLSSLNGEAGHNCPLACTAGVIRVLQELGSEELKARYLPGFLDAEYANHLEGAQFLTEIQGGSDVGANGTRAVREDDGSYRIYGEKWFCSNIDADVFLMTARMEELGAEGTRGLGLFLVPRKLDDGSVNEFYVRRLKDKLGTRSMASGECDFRGARAVHMGEVGEGFKHMMNLVINTSRLYNAVGCCGVMRRAYITAKLYADYREAFGQAIINYPLVQETLADVRAELEAMVSANFHLTALQDRLDDGKASEREGQFLRMAININKSRTAMSARWACVQGIEVLGGNGAIESFSVLPRLLRDAIVYENWEGTHNTLYMQVLRDMHRYKVHGGFFAYLSGLLDEVKGKEKARADELAQMLGELSAKVDRVLSLQQATASLEMRGLVDELAYLLYAVVRVWERDSTELQGAEEAMDLASVEHFLDLRVRGVRRVDDSGYLKRLQTLAARI; encoded by the coding sequence ATGGCCGACTCGATCGATCCCGGCTTTGAGACGCCGAAGCCCAATGCGCGTGGACGTCAGGCGCTTAATAATTTTGGGGAGGCGCAGCGCCATAATGCCTACCAGGCCGACGCCCATTTTCAGCGGGTGATTCGGCGCTACGCGCGGCCCGAGCGGCTGGAGGCGCTGGAGGAGGCGCTCGATGCGTTCGGGGAGGTGGTGCTCGGTGAGCTTGATGAGGTGGTGCGCAAAAACAATGAGACGACGAATCTACCACAGCTCAGCCGCTACACGGGGTTTGGGGAGCGGGTCGAGCAGATCGATCATCACCCCACCTACCATGAGGCCGGACGATATATTTACGGCTCGGGGGTGATGGCAGCGTATGCGGAGCATCCCAATAATATGGGGGCGCTCAGCCGCTTCTACCTCTCAAGCCTCAACGGGGAGGCCGGGCATAACTGCCCGCTGGCGTGCACCGCGGGGGTGATTCGCGTCTTGCAGGAGTTGGGGAGCGAGGAGCTGAAGGCGAGGTATTTGCCGGGCTTTCTCGATGCTGAGTATGCCAATCACCTGGAGGGGGCGCAGTTCTTGACCGAGATTCAGGGTGGCAGCGATGTGGGCGCCAACGGCACCCGGGCGGTGCGCGAGGATGATGGCAGCTACCGCATCTATGGCGAGAAGTGGTTCTGCTCAAACATCGACGCCGACGTCTTTTTGATGACCGCGCGGATGGAGGAGCTGGGGGCCGAGGGCACCCGTGGGCTGGGGCTTTTTCTGGTGCCGCGCAAGCTCGACGATGGGTCGGTTAATGAATTTTATGTGCGTCGGCTCAAAGATAAGCTGGGCACGCGCTCGATGGCGTCTGGCGAGTGCGATTTCCGCGGCGCACGGGCCGTTCATATGGGGGAGGTCGGCGAGGGGTTCAAGCATATGATGAACCTCGTGATCAACACCTCGCGGCTTTATAACGCGGTGGGGTGCTGCGGGGTGATGCGCCGGGCGTACATTACGGCCAAGCTCTACGCGGACTATCGGGAGGCCTTTGGCCAGGCGATCATCAACTATCCGCTGGTGCAGGAGACCCTGGCCGATGTGCGCGCGGAGCTTGAGGCGATGGTCTCGGCGAACTTCCACCTGACGGCGCTCCAGGATCGCCTCGATGATGGGAAGGCCAGCGAGCGCGAGGGGCAGTTTTTGCGCATGGCCATCAACATCAACAAGTCGCGCACGGCGATGTCGGCGCGCTGGGCGTGTGTGCAGGGCATTGAGGTGCTGGGCGGCAACGGGGCCATTGAGAGTTTCTCGGTGCTGCCGCGTCTTCTGCGCGACGCGATCGTCTATGAGAACTGGGAGGGCACCCACAACACGCTGTATATGCAGGTGTTGCGCGATATGCATCGCTACAAGGTGCACGGTGGCTTCTTTGCGTATTTGAGCGGGCTGCTCGATGAGGTGAAGGGCAAGGAGAAGGCGCGTGCCGATGAGCTGGCCCAGATGTTGGGCGAGCTCTCGGCGAAGGTCGATCGGGTGCTGAGCTTGCAGCAGGCCACAGCGAGCCTGGAGATGCGCGGACTGGTCGATGAGCTGGCCTACCTGCTCTACGCGGTGGTGCGGGTCTGGGAGCGCGACTCGACCGAGCTGCAGGGGGCCGAAGAGGCGATGGACCTGGCCTCGGTGGAGCATTTCCTGGATTTGCGGGTGCGCGGTGTGCGCCGTGTGGATGATTCGGGTTACCTCAAGCGTTTGCAGACGCTGGCCGCGCGCATTTGA
- a CDS encoding M20/M25/M40 family metallo-hydrolase: MSETKQPWNESMPEAQFNFMRDILAAPSPIGLEGAMTYGVLKPRFDKVKMEGWAVHQFRGNAGLVLDTHPGEDDRLTVMIIGHADKIRMQVRSISDDGKIWINSDSFLPLTLLGNEVILFSEDPEKPGNYREIRGGTIEALGAIHFADSAVRSGDKGLKPEQLYLELGLHGDDRKKQVEKLGIRAGDPILLDRPIRRGFGPDSFTGAYLDNGLGCFVSAECARILAEEGGLKNVRVLFAIATHEEIGRFGSRVLAGELKPDVVIGVDVNHDLEAAPGVGDKRFTPLKMGKGYTLSVGAVASEFLNRLFEEASIAHEIPVQRDVCGRDTGTDAMAAVLASVDAAATSIGFPIRNMHTVSELGHTGDVLASIYAIVRTLQKMDEANGGKGLTAEDFRNGHPRLDQVEKLTHRGA, from the coding sequence ATGAGCGAGACGAAGCAACCGTGGAACGAGTCGATGCCCGAGGCGCAGTTTAACTTTATGCGCGACATACTCGCCGCCCCCAGCCCCATCGGTCTGGAAGGCGCGATGACTTACGGGGTGCTCAAGCCACGCTTCGACAAGGTGAAGATGGAAGGCTGGGCGGTGCATCAGTTCCGCGGCAACGCCGGTCTGGTGCTCGACACGCACCCGGGTGAGGACGATCGCCTCACGGTGATGATCATCGGTCACGCCGACAAGATCCGCATGCAGGTGCGCAGCATCTCCGACGACGGCAAGATCTGGATCAACAGCGACTCCTTCTTGCCGCTGACCCTGCTGGGCAACGAAGTGATCCTCTTCAGCGAAGATCCGGAGAAGCCGGGCAACTACCGCGAGATCCGCGGGGGCACGATCGAAGCGCTGGGCGCGATTCACTTCGCCGACAGCGCGGTGCGCAGCGGTGATAAGGGACTGAAGCCCGAGCAGCTTTATCTGGAGCTGGGCCTTCACGGCGACGATCGTAAGAAGCAGGTTGAGAAGCTGGGGATCCGCGCCGGCGATCCGATCCTGCTCGATCGCCCCATCCGTCGTGGGTTTGGTCCGGACAGCTTCACCGGGGCGTACCTGGACAACGGTCTGGGTTGCTTTGTGAGCGCGGAGTGCGCGCGCATCCTGGCGGAAGAGGGCGGGCTTAAGAATGTGCGCGTGCTCTTTGCCATCGCCACCCACGAAGAGATCGGCCGCTTCGGCAGCCGGGTGCTCGCTGGCGAGCTGAAGCCCGATGTGGTGATCGGCGTGGACGTGAACCACGACCTTGAGGCGGCCCCGGGTGTGGGCGACAAGCGCTTCACCCCTCTGAAGATGGGCAAGGGCTACACGCTGAGCGTGGGCGCGGTGGCCAGCGAGTTCTTGAACCGCCTCTTTGAAGAGGCCTCGATCGCCCATGAGATCCCGGTGCAGCGCGATGTGTGCGGCCGCGATACCGGCACCGACGCGATGGCGGCGGTCCTGGCGAGCGTGGATGCGGCGGCGACCTCGATCGGGTTCCCGATTCGCAACATGCACACCGTCTCGGAGCTGGGTCATACCGGCGATGTGCTGGCCTCGATCTACGCCATCGTGCGCACCTTGCAGAAGATGGACGAGGCCAACGGCGGCAAGGGCCTGACGGCGGAGGACTTCCGCAACGGGCACCCGCGCCTTGACCAGGTGGAGAAGCTCACCCACCGCGGTGCGTAA
- a CDS encoding RCC1 domain-containing protein has translation MRIGRRWGLVLAVMLLVGVGTGCGDDDPPEDRDADVEDGGGEPDGDEPDADAGPDVPDGEEPDIDVPDDGEPPGDLRLEVDSVDSPVTFEGAEAEVTLTFSCEPAGCVTTCQLNELAAELCTSPYLVEVDAGEHTVVIRASYEGEEVQETVSFRTVQVPALEVSAPAEGDVYRAALGEVVATCTDREDCTITCEVCADGSCEALVGCEEGAALVLEQPEVELVVRACVEDDGEESCNEDRRTYTLVEPQWSALSLGETHGCAILADATLWCWGNNTDAQLGSLEPERSLVPLLVEGSWAQVSAGTAHSCGIRTDGTLWCWGQQQYGRLGNGEVDVDAVFEPVQVGEFDDWDEVSAGDSLTCGRRGAEAFCWGYNPAGRLGVGSTAGTVPTPTPVSGERAWRQISTGAEHICGLTEADEAFCWGRGGDGRLGYGGTENLSEPTAVGEVEDATMVRLAAGFQHTCADMATSRGARVFCWGPASTGRLGTGDDSTTLILEPKEVGTDVELSGVSSGNIHSCAIAPDDVAWCWGYNNHGQIGVEQTGNELVPIEVDTTETFAQIEAGKIHTCGITTAGALLCWGENGDSELGREIEGTETSEPGPVSWPYGLEAL, from the coding sequence ATGAGGATCGGGCGGCGATGGGGGCTGGTGCTGGCGGTGATGTTGCTGGTGGGCGTGGGAACGGGGTGCGGCGATGATGATCCCCCCGAAGATCGCGACGCGGACGTCGAAGACGGGGGCGGTGAGCCCGACGGCGATGAGCCTGACGCCGACGCAGGCCCGGATGTGCCCGATGGCGAGGAGCCCGACATCGATGTGCCCGATGATGGGGAGCCGCCGGGCGATCTTCGACTGGAGGTCGATTCGGTGGACTCACCCGTGACCTTTGAGGGGGCAGAAGCCGAGGTCACGCTGACCTTCTCCTGCGAGCCGGCGGGTTGCGTGACGACCTGTCAGCTCAATGAGCTCGCCGCCGAGCTCTGCACCTCGCCATATCTGGTGGAGGTCGACGCCGGGGAGCATACGGTGGTGATTCGCGCGAGCTATGAGGGGGAGGAGGTGCAGGAGACGGTGTCCTTCCGCACGGTGCAGGTGCCGGCGCTTGAGGTGAGCGCGCCGGCCGAGGGCGATGTGTACCGCGCGGCGTTGGGTGAGGTGGTGGCCACGTGCACCGACCGCGAGGATTGCACGATCACCTGTGAGGTGTGTGCGGATGGAAGTTGCGAGGCGCTGGTCGGCTGCGAAGAGGGTGCGGCGCTGGTGCTGGAGCAGCCGGAGGTGGAGCTGGTGGTGCGCGCCTGCGTGGAGGACGATGGCGAGGAGAGCTGCAACGAGGATCGGCGCACTTATACCCTGGTGGAGCCTCAGTGGAGCGCGTTGTCGCTTGGGGAGACGCACGGCTGCGCGATCCTGGCCGACGCGACGCTTTGGTGCTGGGGCAACAACACCGATGCGCAGCTTGGCAGCCTGGAGCCCGAGCGCTCTCTTGTACCGCTTCTGGTTGAGGGGAGCTGGGCGCAGGTGAGCGCGGGCACAGCGCATAGCTGCGGGATTCGCACCGATGGCACGCTCTGGTGCTGGGGGCAGCAGCAGTACGGGCGGCTGGGCAACGGAGAGGTTGATGTCGACGCGGTCTTCGAGCCGGTGCAGGTAGGTGAGTTCGACGACTGGGATGAGGTGAGCGCGGGCGACTCGTTGACCTGCGGGCGACGCGGCGCAGAGGCCTTTTGCTGGGGTTACAATCCGGCGGGGAGGTTGGGCGTGGGCAGCACCGCCGGGACTGTGCCAACGCCCACGCCGGTGTCGGGTGAGCGCGCGTGGCGTCAGATCAGCACCGGCGCCGAGCATATCTGCGGGCTGACGGAGGCGGATGAGGCGTTCTGCTGGGGGCGAGGGGGCGATGGTCGTCTGGGCTACGGGGGCACCGAGAACCTGAGTGAACCCACAGCGGTTGGGGAGGTGGAAGACGCGACGATGGTGCGCCTGGCGGCGGGTTTTCAGCACACCTGCGCCGATATGGCCACCTCGCGGGGCGCGCGCGTCTTCTGCTGGGGGCCGGCGTCGACCGGGAGGTTGGGCACCGGCGACGACTCGACCACGCTCATTCTGGAACCCAAAGAGGTGGGCACCGACGTGGAGCTCAGCGGCGTGAGCAGCGGCAACATTCACAGCTGCGCGATCGCGCCCGATGATGTGGCCTGGTGCTGGGGTTATAACAACCACGGGCAGATCGGGGTGGAGCAAACCGGCAATGAGCTTGTGCCGATCGAGGTCGACACCACCGAGACTTTTGCGCAGATCGAGGCCGGCAAGATCCACACCTGCGGCATCACCACCGCCGGCGCCCTCCTGTGCTGGGGTGAAAACGGCGACAGCGAGCTCGGGCGCGAGATTGAAGGCACCGAAACCTCCGAGCCCGGGCCGGTGAGCTGGCCCTACGGGCTGGAAGCGCTCTGA
- a CDS encoding group I truncated hemoglobin has translation MATSNPGWDVIEEVGGSARMEALMRAFYDRLFDDLMIGFFFAMSDKEALIASQIDYVHAHIGSRQGDYQGPPIRQAHQKMPILVGHFDRRHQILIDVLDQFEVPPHVREAWLGLDRAMRDLVIRQGDQAREEMGYEVFRPKE, from the coding sequence ATGGCAACGAGTAATCCGGGCTGGGATGTGATTGAGGAGGTCGGCGGAAGCGCGCGCATGGAGGCGTTGATGCGCGCCTTTTACGATCGCCTCTTCGACGATCTGATGATCGGCTTCTTCTTTGCGATGAGCGACAAAGAGGCGCTGATCGCCTCGCAGATCGACTATGTGCACGCGCATATCGGCAGCCGTCAGGGCGACTACCAGGGGCCGCCGATTCGGCAGGCGCACCAGAAGATGCCGATCCTCGTGGGCCATTTCGATCGTCGCCACCAGATCCTCATCGATGTGCTTGATCAGTTTGAGGTGCCGCCGCACGTGCGCGAGGCCTGGCTGGGCCTGGATCGGGCGATGCGCGATCTGGTCATTCGCCAGGGCGATCAGGCGCGCGAGGAGATGGGCTACGAGGTGTTTCGGCCCAAAGAGTAG